The following proteins are co-located in the Solanum pennellii chromosome 8, SPENNV200 genome:
- the LOC107027897 gene encoding F-box protein At4g35733-like: MASNGLGDDQVLWDWTVKAVLSANPSITSDYVLVVMYHANINRLAFWRPGDLNWTNINISVDRMGDIMDMNYYKGKFYYVTVGGEFWVFEVPGPTTPKLKPTVESQLLYWCEDDIFRHHSVQYYLVELSGALSFVIRYACQFEDHRYKTYKFEVFEVDLVKGELKMEPIKTLGNSAFFLGSNASCSIESSKFIGIKPNYIYFTDDWLEKFRCLDGAGRDMGAYNFEDGKIESIYSDLSLSHICPPAWIMPFRIM, encoded by the coding sequence ATGGCTTCTAATGGTCTAGGAGATGATCAAGTGTTATGGGACTGGACGGTTAAAGCCGTCTTATCTGCCAATCCTTCTATTACAtcagactatgtattggtgGTTATGTATCATGCAAATATTAATCGTTTGGCTTTTTGGCGACCCGGAGATCTCAATTGGACTAATATTAATATTAGCGTGGACAGAATGGGTGATATCATGGATATGAATTATTATAAAGGTAAATTCTATTATGTTACTGTTGGGGGTGAATTCTGGGTTTTTGAAGTTCCAGGGCCTACCACCCCCAAACTCAAACCAACTGTAGAGTCACAATTGCTTTATTGGTGTGAAGATGATATATTCCGTCATCATTCAGTTCAGTATTACCTAGTCGAGCTATCTGGTGCACTATCATTTGTTATTCGATATGCCTGTCAATTTGAGGATCATAGATATAAGACCTATAAATTTGAAGTCTTTGAAGTAGATTTAGTCAAGGGTGAATTAAAGATGGAGCCGATTAAAACCTTGGGAAATTCGGCCTTTTTTTTGGGTTCTAATGCATCATGTTCCATTGAATCGTCTAAATTTATCGGAATTAAgcctaattatatatattttacggATGATTGGCTTGAGAAATTCCGCTGCTTAGATGGTGCTGGGAGAGATATGGGAGCTTACAATTTCGAAGATGGGAAAATTGAATCTATTTATTCCGATTTATCACTAAGTCATATTTGTCCACCAGCTTGGATTATGCCATTTCGAATAATGTGA